The Miscanthus floridulus cultivar M001 chromosome 7, ASM1932011v1, whole genome shotgun sequence genome includes a region encoding these proteins:
- the LOC136467345 gene encoding adenosine kinase 2-like, with translation MAATEGVLLGMGNPLLDISAVVDDAFLAKYDIKLNNAILAEEKHLPMYDELASKSNVEYIAGGATQNSIRVAQWMLQTPGATSYMGCIGKDKFGEEMKKNAQAAGVTAHYYEDETAPTGTCAVCVVGGERSLIANLSAANCYKSEHLKKPENWALVEKAKYIYIAGFFLTVSPDSIQLVAEHAAANNKVFLMNLSAPFICEFFRDAQEKVLPYADYIFGNETEAKIFAKVRGWETENIEEIALKISQLPLALGKQKRIAVITQGADPVVVAEDGKVKTFPVILLPKEKIVDTNGAGDAFVGGFLSELVQGKSIEDSVRAGCYAANVIIQRPGCTYPEKPDFN, from the exons ATGGCGGCGACCGAGGGCGTGCTCCTGGGGATGGGCAACCCCCTCCTCGACATCTCCGCCGTCGTCGACGACGCCTTCCTGGCAAA GTATGACATCAAGCTGAACAATGCCATTCTCGCTGAGGAGAAGCACTTGCCTAT GTATGATGAGTTGGCTAGCAAGAGCAACGTTGAATATATTGCTGGAG GAGCCACCCAGAACTCTATCAGGGTTGCCCAA TGGATGCTTCAAACTCCTGGTGCAACAAGTTACATGGGATGCATCGGAAAGGACAAGTTTGGTGAGGAGATGAAGAAAAATGCTCAAGCTGCAGGAGTTACT GCTCATTACTACGAGGATGAGACTGCTCCTACTGGCACATGTGCTGTATGTGTTGTTGGTGGTGAAAG GTCATTGATTGCAAATCTGTCGGCGGCAAACTGTTACAAATCTGAGCATCTAAAGAAACCAGAGAACTGGGCACTAG TTGAGAAGGCAAAATACATCTACATTGCTGGATTTTTCCTTACGGTGTCACCTGATTCTATCCAGCTAGTTGCTGAGCATGCTGCAGCAAATAACAAG GTGTTCCTGATGAACCTCTCTGCTCCCTTCATCTGTGAGTTTTTCCGTGATGCCCAAGAGAAGGTCCTCCC GTATGCTGACTACATCTTCGGCAATGAAACTGAGGCAAAGATCTTCGCCAAAGTCCGAGGATGGGAG ACTGAGAATATTGAGGAGATTGCTTTGAAGATTTCTCAACTTCCTTTGGCTTTGGGCAAGCAAAAGAGGATTGCTGTGATTACTCAAGGTGCTGATCCAGTGGTTGTTGCTGAGGACGGGAAG GTGAAAACGTTCCCTGTGATCCTATTGCCCAAGGAGAAGATTGTTGACACCAACGGCGCAG GCGATGCTTTCGTTGGAGGCTTCCTCTCAGAGTTGGTTCAGGGCAAGAGCATCGAAGACAGCGTGAGGGCTGGTTGCTATGCCGCAAATGTTATCATCCAGCGCCCAGGCTGTACTTACCCGGAGAAGCCTGACTTCAACTAG